CGTGACGGGCCAGCGTGCCGCGCGGACTACGACCACCGGGAAGCAGTACGGTCGCGGGCGAGCCCGGAGAAAGCAGAACCACAGGAGGCAGAGTGACCGAGCCCGGCTACGCCGAGGGCGGGAACGGGCAGCAGCCCGGCACGCCGGCGCGGGACGCCCAGTTGCTGGAACGCACCGTGTTCGAGGTCAAGCGCATCATCGTCGGCCAGGACCGGCTGGTGGAGCGCATGCTCGTCGGGCTGCTGGCGAAGGGGCACCTGCTGCTGGAAGGCGTGCCCGGTGTCGCGAAGACGCTGGCCGTGGAGACCTTCGCGCGGGTGGTCGGCGGGTCGTTCTCCCGGGTGCAGTTCACGCCCGACCTCGTGCCGGCCGACATCCTCGGCACGCGCATCTACCGCCAGGGCGCCGAGCGCTTCGACGTGGAGCTCGGCCCGGTCGTGGCCAACTTCGTCCTCGCCGACGAGATCAACCGCGCGCCGGCGAAGGTGCAGTCGGCGATGCTGGAGGTGATGGCCGAGCGGCACGTGTCGATCGGTGGCCAGACCTTCCCGATGCCCGACCCGTTCCTCGTGCTCGCCACGCAGAACCCGATCGAGAACGAGGGCGTGTACCCGCTGCCCGAGGCGCAGCGCGACCGCTTCCTGTTCAAGATCGTGGTCGAGTACCCCACCGCCGAGGAAGAGCGCGAGATCATCTACCGGATGGGCGTCACGCCGCCGGTGCCCCACGAGGTGCTCAGCCCCAGCGAGCTGGTGCGCCTGCAGGGCGTCGCGTCGCAGGTGTTCGTGCACCACGCGCTGGTCGACTACGTGGTGCGCCTCGTGCTCACCACCCGCACGCCCAACGACCACGGCCTCGCCGACGTCGCCGGCTGGGTCTCCTACGGCGCGTCGCCGCGCGCGAGCCTCGGCATCATCGCCGCCGCCCGCGCGCTCGCGCTGGTGCGCGGCCGCGACTACGTGCTGCCGCAGGACGTCGTCGACGTGGTGCCCGACGTGCTGCGCCACCGCCTCGTCCTGTCCTACGACGCGCTGGCCGACGGCGTGCCCGTGGACCACATCATCACCCGCGTGCTGCAGACGGTGCCCCTGCCGCAGGTCTCGGCCCGGCCGCAGGGCGGGGCCGGACCGGTGCCGGCGGGCGCGCCCGTCAGGTAGTCGGCGTGGCAGGGAAGGCGCAGAAGGAACAGCGTCCCGGGTGGGCGCCCCCGGTGCTGCGCGGCGACCGCCTGGAGGCGGGGCTGCGCACGCTGGAGCTCGATGTCCGCCGCCGGCTCGACGGCCTGCTGCAGGGCAACCACCTCGGCCTCGTGCCGGGCCCCGGCTCCGAGCCGGGCGAGGCACGGCCGTACCAGCCGGGCGACGACGTGCGGCGGATGGACTGGGCCGTCACGGCCCGCACGACCACGCCGCACATCCGCGAGACGGTGGCCGACCGGGAGCTGGAGACGTGGGTTGTCGCGGACATGTCCGCGAGCCTCGACTTCGGCACCGCGCTGTGCGAGAAACGCGATCTGGTGGTCTGCGCGACGGCCGCCGTCGCCCACCTCACCGGCGGAGGCGGCAACCGCATCGGCGCGCTCGTGTCCAACGGCCAGGGCGTGACCCGAATCCCCGCGCGCGGTGGGCTCGCCCACGCGCGCGGCCTGATCCGGCGGCTGGCCGAGACCCCTCGGGCGCCCGAGGGCGTCCGAGGCGACCTCGCCGACGCGCTGGAGCAGCTTCGCCGTCCGCCGCGGCGGCGCGGTCTGGGCGTGGTGATCTCGGACTTCCTGGGACCCACCGACTGGCAGCGGCCGCTACGCGCGCTCGGCGGGCACCACGAGCTCATCGCCATCGAAGTCCTCGACCCGCGCGACGTGGACCTGCCCGACGTGGGCACCGTCGTCCTGGCCGACCCGGAGACAGGGAAACAGCGCGAAGTGCACGCTTCCGCCTTGCTGCGCAAGGAGTTCGGCGCCGCGGCGCACGCCCACCGGCAGGACGTCGCGGCCGGGCTGCGCCGCGCGGGTGCGGCGCACCTGGTGCTGCGCACCGACTCCGACTGGATCGCGGACATGGTGCGGTTCGTGGTCGCGCGCAAGCGCCGCTGGTCGGGCGGTGTCGCATGAGCCTGGCCGGGTTCACT
The sequence above is a segment of the Amycolatopsis sp. 2-15 genome. Coding sequences within it:
- a CDS encoding AAA family ATPase yields the protein MTEPGYAEGGNGQQPGTPARDAQLLERTVFEVKRIIVGQDRLVERMLVGLLAKGHLLLEGVPGVAKTLAVETFARVVGGSFSRVQFTPDLVPADILGTRIYRQGAERFDVELGPVVANFVLADEINRAPAKVQSAMLEVMAERHVSIGGQTFPMPDPFLVLATQNPIENEGVYPLPEAQRDRFLFKIVVEYPTAEEEREIIYRMGVTPPVPHEVLSPSELVRLQGVASQVFVHHALVDYVVRLVLTTRTPNDHGLADVAGWVSYGASPRASLGIIAAARALALVRGRDYVLPQDVVDVVPDVLRHRLVLSYDALADGVPVDHIITRVLQTVPLPQVSARPQGGAGPVPAGAPVR
- a CDS encoding DUF58 domain-containing protein, yielding MAGKAQKEQRPGWAPPVLRGDRLEAGLRTLELDVRRRLDGLLQGNHLGLVPGPGSEPGEARPYQPGDDVRRMDWAVTARTTTPHIRETVADRELETWVVADMSASLDFGTALCEKRDLVVCATAAVAHLTGGGGNRIGALVSNGQGVTRIPARGGLAHARGLIRRLAETPRAPEGVRGDLADALEQLRRPPRRRGLGVVISDFLGPTDWQRPLRALGGHHELIAIEVLDPRDVDLPDVGTVVLADPETGKQREVHASALLRKEFGAAAHAHRQDVAAGLRRAGAAHLVLRTDSDWIADMVRFVVARKRRWSGGVA